The genomic DNA GGCAGTAGATATTTATTGACACTCcaaatttatgttatttttaagaaCTTCTATATTACTATTTTAATTAAGGTGAAGTGCCTTAAATCTTTAATTAATATCAAATTATGTTTAAATAGcctcaatttattattattttattattatatgatgACGATGATGTCGTCTGTCTCATTATCATTTTTAACATGAATTAAGGACAAAAAGATTAATCTATTTTTTTAAAGGATGATATGAGAGCCTTTAACATGTTCTGAAAGGGCACAACTGAATCCTGTCCAGTGTCAACAAagtaggaaaaaaaaaaaaaaaaccaaaaaatccaaatttttttatcatatatataaacCATGAAGCATATGTTATTTTGTAGTAAGCTGATCAActtttgaaaataataataaaaggagtGAGCATATTACAGGATAAAATATGAAACACCGATTCTTGAAAAAGATACAATGTTGTTAACAAATACGAGGCTGGTAGTGATGTGAACAAATTACAAGGCTTCTTGTTACATGCTATTAAGCTTtccgagaaaaaaaaaaaaaaaaagggttttctcTTAAGTACCCATATGAATTCAGACCCAACACCCAAATTCTGATCTTTCTTTTTGGTACAAAAGAGATCTCAGTGCGAGAATCGGAGAATGGATTGCAGATGTTGAGATTAGAACTAACAAACCTAAATCTGGGTTCAAATTCTACTTCTTTGAGCACCATTTCCAGCCACTTATACCAAAACGATAATGTTCAATGGGTTCCTATAAGAAGTTGCAAAGAAGGTTTTTTACATCTATATTCTGAGAGCACTTGCATACATATGAACAAAGAAGAGAATATTGCTTATGCATAAATATATTTGTACATGAAGTTTGATTGCGTTGCCCAGTAAAGTTCTATATCTAACAAACTGAAAATGCTCTAGGCCTGGTTTGCTTAAAACCTTGAAATTACCTGCTGTTAGCATGTTCTTATGAGCTTTGGAGTCCATGACCAAATAAACTTTTCGCCACTTCTTAAATCTACAATCCTTCTTTTACTTTCCCTAGCAGTTTCCAGAGAGACATCATTCAATGGTGGTTCAGGAGTTCTGGGTCCTGCTGATGATGCTTCCACAATCCGATTCACCATTTCTAAAACCTCACTCATCTTAGGGCGTGACTTTGGGTTTCTGACTAAGCATCGGTTGGCCACAACCACAAGCCTTTGAGCAGACTTGAGTTGGTATTTCCCTTTCAGTCTAGGGTCCAATATCAACTGGAATTTCCTATCAGATAGGTATGGCTTTACCCATTCCAATAGCCTTTGCTCATTCTTGGGACGGTTTTTGTCAAAGGGGCGCCTGCCAGTAATGAGTTCATAGAGGAAGACCCCATAGCTCCACACATCAATCTTGGATGTTAAACGTCCAGTCTGGATGTATTCAGGAGCCGCATATCCCATTGTCCCAACAACCTGTCAAAGATCATCAGTTTGATTCGTGTAAGGATTAATGAATAGATATTGAAATATTACCATAATTCTACCAAGCAATTTTGACTACATAAACTGAACATTTAACACCTAACCAAAAACAAAAACCAATTTTCTCCTCATGTAATTAGAAATTAACCTGGTTGTGTTTTCATTATCGAAGGGCACCTTTCTTTTATCTTAAAAAGAATGAAACCATCCATTTGTTTCAGATATGCTCTTAAGGCAAATACAACATCATCTAAACTTATTAAAGAACATTTTCTTCATTAAAATTAGAAACTTTTGGAGGTTCACACCATTAAGACACCTCATAGAGATGATAAGAAAATTTGAGTGCTCAAAATGAACAGAGACTAAAGGGATACACTTCAAGTAGGTCAATTTGCTTGAACATACCGCTGTTGAGATATGAGTTAATCCTTCTGAAGGGCCCAACCTGGCTAATCCAAAGTCAGAGAGCTTTGCATTCCATTGCtcatctagaaggatatttgatGATTTAAAATCCCTGAAGATGATCTGTAGTGAAATTTGATACAGAAAACCTATATTAGTATCATATGATATAGTCCAGAGACTATTTTCAATGCAATAGGTACAACGCAATACCAGTAATATCTATAATGGAAACTTAAAAACATTATACCTGGAACTCCATTCCTTCATGTAGGTATGCTAACCCACGAGCAGCATCTTGGGCTATTTTCAATCTCATTGCCCAGGAAAGAGTTGTTTCTGACCGCACAGATAAATGGTTTTCCACACTTCTATTAGGCATATATTCATATATCAAAAGCCGTTGGATTCCTCTTTCATCGTCTTCAGCACAGTAACCAACTAGCTTCACAAGATTCGCATGCTCAACCACACCAAGGACATTTACTTCGGTCACCCACTCCTTGTGGCCCTGCTAATTAAAAACGTGGGATTGTTAAGTTTATAAAAGTTATTAACTCTCAGCCCAAAATCACAAGAGGCAGTTTATTTTTACAGTAAGTATCTTGCATGCATCATGCAGTAGCACCAATGCATCGATATTTTCTGGAAAAATGTACACTTTTCCTCATCTCTGAGTACAATTTATGAGGCACCGTACTAAGGCATCAATTTTGACTAGTAGATAGTCAAATTCATTCAGTGGTTGAAGAATCCAGCTCTACCTTTTACTTATTATAGAATTTATTTTGGCTATCCAGCTCTACCTTTTATTTATTATAGAATTTATTTTGGCTAAGTTATTACTGATCACATAGTTATGTTCCAGGCCATCAAATTGAGTTCAAAGGGGTCTAGACAAACCAGGCAGACTCTTTTCAACAAGGAAGGTCACAAAGAATACAAAGAAAAACCAGGATGGAACCTGTTTTCGAGAGAACTGAGATACATGAATACGCATATGACATCAAACTCTCCACTATAACGACTCAAAATATCAACAATTGTACCTATGGAATTTCAAAAGATAAATACTAGAAGGCAAATTAATCCAGAAGAGAAACTTTCAATATGTTGTAAGTTAAGAAGCCTTGCCTGCAACCCCCTTTTACCAAGCTGTTTCACTGCTACTTCGATCTTTTCAGACGGATCTTCAGGACTCTTGAGAGAACCCTTGTAAACACAGCCAAATCCACCCTCTCCGAGCATGAAAGAGCGGCTAAAGTTCTTGGTTGCAGATTTAAGCTCAGAAACTGTGAACACTCTGAGATTGCTAGGTCTTTGAGACATGCTAGGAAAATAGGACCGCCCCATTGACTCACTGCTGACACCTGAGACATTCTGAGAGTTCAATTCAGATCCAGACCTTGCTATTTCGCGATCAGCGCACATGGAGTTCAGAGACCGATTTGAAAGTGATCTGGGGGTCTTTGGTTCATCTTTTTTATACCAATTGGGGAATGTAAAACACTTCATAGCTCTCAAATGATTAAACACAACAAATTCCACAGTGGGAACCCGGATGCAGGAAAGAGATAGATATGATCAAGCAAATCAAAGATTACCAACACAACCTGCAAAGTCAAGAGCTAATCATAAGAAGAAAGTTTTTTGTCGACAGACGAAAAACTATACCCAAAGTTAATGGCCTGGCGTGCCAATAAAATGAAGAACACACCATGAATAACAAATTCCAAGGAAAACTCAAATTCACATTTTCAGTCAAAGATCCATGGCAAACAGCTAAAAAAGGCACGAGCTTATAGCTAATTAGATTAAGCAAATTCACATAATACATATTGAAAAGGCAAGTAAAAGCAAGAAAGTTTCTAAATTTTATGAACGAAAAGACAAGGTATAAATTCTAATGATTCCAAGGAATCCCACCTCCTAAGCTTTAGAGATATCATCACATGAGCTACAAAACTACCTCTATGGATCATAATCAACAGTCaagaaaaataaaagcaaaaagaaaaaaaaatcggaAATGATGCTTCTTAATTTCGGAACAGACCATTATTAAGACTACATAATTAATAAGACAAAAATTGATGAAATTAGACTGTAATCTCACCTTCAATTGTCTTGTTTGGAAAGACAGGAAATTCGCTATTGAACTTGAACAAGCATCGAAATTTAAGGATTTAAAGAAAAACCCATTATTTTATTCCAACGCCCCCAAAAAGACCTGGAAAATGCTTGAAATTTATGAAAGAACGGTGTTGAATTCTATAAAAGAAGTCCTAACACGGCAGCTCAGGCAACAAGTCATATGACCAaccaaaatttattaaaaagaaaatcacGAAAAAAAGAGAACATAACCCAATTATTTGAAGAGAAATAAGCAGTAAAGTGTGAACGAGTAGTTTGAAAATGAGGGGACTAAAAATAAGAGGGCTGGTTTTATTTTAGCGTTTAAAAAGGAAGGAGCCAAGAAAATTCTTGCTTCCGTGATGCTTACGATGGTCATCCAAGTCAACGTGGTCTTTAAATACCAACTTTTGTGATCATTCCATTGAATACGTACATACATACCTATATCCCGTCGAACTCCATTGCCGTTGACGTGAGGTAAACCTTTAAAATATCTTTCCCCCCCCGTTGATTTAAATCTCAAAAACATATCCTAAAATCAAATTTCCAGCATCTCTTTTAtcatttgtttctatttttaACCAATTATATTATACGTCAACTCTTCAAAAAACATACTTTAATAGTCGTCTCTTGTATTGACTACCGATGCTTTGGACTGTAGGGGAAGAAGCGAACCAAAGTGCTAATCAATCTGCATTTTGCTTGTACAAAGCATATTATCTCTCTCTACCGACACAACTAAAAGTAAGAAAATGAGAAATCTAACTCAATAGCTAAATGTTGACTTGGTAAGGAAAAGTAAGAATAGATACTtttgtaattaaagcttgttaaATATGATTCATAAGAAAGAGGGCAAGTGAAATATTTTGGTCTAAAATAGCATTTATTAGTAATGAATCAATTGGTAATAAGATTGGCTATGCGAGTAAGATCTTGATTAAGTTAATTAATGCTAGTAATTAAGAATATCTTGATATGGAAGTTAAGTAAACTGATAAGTATTTGATTATGAATAATGTTGAAATTGGGATAATGAATGAAATTTGATTGCAATATTCGGTAAGCTTAATCAATGAATTCAAATAGTGAGTGataggatcgacccgattaagcaacaagtaaaaaaatagcagaataaattgagaaattgaacgaacaaatttaacgtggaaaatcctctccaaagaggataaaaaatcacgggcaaagataattttactataatggcaaaaaaaGAAAGAGTACAAAAGGTGGAGATAAAAAACtaaaccctcaaaacgtaaacacaaaattccttaaatgtgttatgagttctaatctctaatgggtgctatttctaatgttgtaaaagagcctatttataggctaaattcataggtcaaataagaataaaataatctaaactaatcattgtttgattgaaacaaataaacagagtttaactgaaagattatttctcaaatttgactgaaataggagCCATACTtatcaaatctccaccttgactcatatttccacaacacTTTCTTTGTCAAAGCCTTCCACAAGCCTATCTTGAACCATGCAGGGAATTAATTGAGTCAAATCTGTGCTTAGAAActagaagacttctagccttcgacttgtacactgtcaaatcaaaactaactcaggtttgattttcatgaacacagtgccctaacttttcaaaacctgcatccaaaaaagaacctctcttcaacgaaacgatcatacctttttccctcctatgatcAAGTTGCCTTCGCTCCAAACGAATTGACTTCGACTCTATAACGGATGAGAGACGTTCGATTTCACCGGTCAttgtagaaccttccagaatataaagactgccagttcttttaccttttaacaaaacgagagctccacgagatattTTAATGTCGCTTGACTCGGtgttgattctgcatcctttcaagtccaaaatactcaatgagatgagattctttcgtaaatcaggtacatacttgacatctgagagtgtcctaatcgtctcATCGTGTAttctaattttaacagtaccaataccaattaccttactagatgaatcatttctcaggcgcacaactccaccttcaacggaactgtatgtggagaaccattctctattgggacacatgtgaaaAGAACATACTGAATCTAGGATCCATTCGAGCAtgagcttggagttatcgctcgttgacactaacaagaaatcatcaccgctTTCATcgaccaaattagcaccagctacatcttcctcgttgctctcagcagctcttttattttgcaatttataacaatctgctttgatgtgacctaactttttacaatagcgacacattttgtctcgtttctttgatgctaccaaaacggaagttTGCTTATCTGCCTtgctatccaaaccaaactcattgtcgagtttgtctctactcaacaaatgacccttcacatcttcgaacgagagtttgtctctgccataaatcagggtctccctgaaagacttgtatgaagggggtaaagagcacaataatagcatagcctgatcgtCATCGtaaatatgaacctcaacattctttaaatcatttaaaagagtaatgaattgactgatgatgtgatctctaagaagctcacattcgttcatgtgaaacgtaaatagacgttgttttaACACTAAATGGTTAgtcagagacttagtcgcataaagagtttctaaccttttccataaggcggatgaggttttctccatcaatacctcttaCAATACCGTATCtgcgaggcacaactggattgcaaacaaagccttttcatcaagctcttctcattctgtttgatttagattctcaagttttttcccagtaacaacctttttcaagccagTTTGAACTAGAATTACCATCATTCGAACTTGTcatagattgaaatttgtcttaCCATTGAACTTCTCAGTTTCAAACCTTGTTACTGCCTTCTTTAAATaggctgatctatgaaaattgaactagctctgataccacttgttaggatcgacccgattaagcaacaattaaaaaaaatagtagaataaattgagaaattgaacacacaaatttaacgtgaaaaaactcttctaaagaggataaaaaactataggcaaagataattttactataatggaaaaagaataaagagtacaaaagatggagataaaaaactaaaccccgaaaactcgaaaacaaagaactctcaaaacataaacacaaaattctctaaatgtgttatgagttctaatctctaataggtgttatttctaaggttgtaaaagagcctatttataggctaaattcataggtcaaataataataaaataatctaaactaatccgtgtttgattgaaacaaataaacagagtttaactagaagattatttctcaaatttgactgaaataggagtcatacttaaCAGTGAGTAATTTGGTATAGGATGGTTAAACGACACATCTATGATGCTTAACTTTTAAAAACTATCAAATGGTAAAGgaagaaatttaattttatttagtttagAGCACTACTCAGCATTTCAATTGCTTAGCATGTGGTACTTTATTTTCCCTAACGCGATTCATAAAATGATCGTAAATGCGGTATTAGATCTCTCATTCATCAAGTCACTCCTTAGCCTGTTGTAATTATTACTTTTAGTACTTTACTTTGGATtgttgaaatggcatgtattAAGTGTCCCCAGTTTGGCCTTATGCTCATTATAGTTTTTGGTGTGCTTTGGCTTAAAAGAGCCTATAATATTAGTTGATGTGGTTAAGTTTAACTGTTGGTTATGGTTTAAGTTGTGATCTATGTTGAGAAATGAGTATAATTGATTATATAGTTGTGAGTCATAATCAAATGATTTAGGGTGTATGGAGGTTAAATATAGGCTTTGCTTGTGTAAAAAGTAACTTAGGAGTCAAGATTTGGGTTGCCTTATAGCAAGATATTGGTACCAATACAATTGAAGTTAGTATCTAAGTGAATGTTTGAGAGAAAGCTATTATATCTTAATTCTTGTAACTTTTTATGTGTATATTAGCCTTATAATTAAAGGCCTTATACTCATTATggtttttggtttagaagagtcTATAATGTTAGTTGATGTGGTTAAGTTTAACTGTTGGTTATGCTTTAAGTTGTGATCTATGTTGTGAAATGAGCATGGTTGATTATATAGTTGTGAGTCATAATCAAATGATTTAAGGTGTATGGAAGTTAAATATAGACTTTGCTTGTGTAAAAAGTAACTTAGGAGTCAAATTTTAGGTTGCCTTATAGCAAGATACTGGTACCCAAGGTAAGGGTACCAATACAATTGAAGTTAGTATCTAAGTGAATGTTTGAGAGAAATATGGAATCAATATCTAAATCCTTGGTATCGGTACCTAATTGGAAGGAGTCGATACCCTCTAAGTTAGcagttaattaattttttagaaGAGTTCAACATCGATACTTGTGAGGCATCGATATTTCAAGTCTCAAGTATCAGTACCCCTCTGGCGGTATCAATACCTACTCCTAGTTCCTGTAACGATGTATAGTCTAGCGTAATTTAGGTTTTCATGATGTGAATAAATGTTTGAAGTGGTTTTTAGTGGCTCCAAACTTACTACAATTATCTggccaaaaaaaaaatattacgGTTAACTTTGTACTTTGACTGACTATTGATGCCTTCGTGTATCAAATGTAACATCACTTATTGGG from Gossypium arboreum isolate Shixiya-1 chromosome 9, ASM2569848v2, whole genome shotgun sequence includes the following:
- the LOC108450111 gene encoding serine/threonine-protein kinase PCRK1-like; this encodes MKCFTFPNWYKKDEPKTPRSLSNRSLNSMCADREIARSGSELNSQNVSGVSSESMGRSYFPSMSQRPSNLRVFTVSELKSATKNFSRSFMLGEGGFGCVYKGSLKSPEDPSEKIEVAVKQLGKRGLQGHKEWVTEVNVLGVVEHANLVKLVGYCAEDDERGIQRLLIYEYMPNRSVENHLSVRSETTLSWAMRLKIAQDAARGLAYLHEGMEFQIIFRDFKSSNILLDEQWNAKLSDFGLARLGPSEGLTHISTAVVGTMGYAAPEYIQTGRLTSKIDVWSYGVFLYELITGRRPFDKNRPKNEQRLLEWVKPYLSDRKFQLILDPRLKGKYQLKSAQRLVVVANRCLVRNPKSRPKMSEVLEMVNRIVEASSAGPRTPEPPLNDVSLETARESKRRIVDLRSGEKFIWSWTPKLIRTC